TAGTGTATTTTCTTTGGTAATTCCTTGGTTTATGATTTCACACTGTAACAGACCGCACAACACATATGTAGTTAAGATGAAGTCACTTCTTATACTTTTATATAGTTATAGCTGCATGAAACATCTAGTACTCATTTGTCTTGTATTTATACAATGCGACAATGGTCACTATTAAGTGTATACAGAGTGTATAAACACTGGCTAAGGGGTAAGGTACCGTGCATGTGGTAGCTATAGTTTATGAAATTACACATTTGTTTGATGATCTTTTTCTCTTTCGTCTTCTCCTTCTTTCTTCCTCTTCTCTTTGCCGTTGAAGTTCAGCAGTTCTTCTAATCTCTCCTTCTAACTTCCTCTGAAGCTCTTCTTCTTGCCTCTTTTGTTCCTCTTCTCGTCTCTGACGCTCTTCTTCAAGCTGCTTTTGCTGTTGCTCAAGTTGCTTTTTCTGTTCTTCAAGTAGCCTTTGTTGCTCTTGCTGCTGTATCTCTTTTGTCCTTTCTTTCTCTTTAGCATCTTTGTATTTGGAAAAGGCGAGTTGGAAAGATCTGTTGGTGTATGGACCTGGTGTATGTTGTTTAATATTATTAACCATTTGGAATATTTGACTCATTTTAGTAGCATGGTAGTTGTCTCCCATGTCATCTTTTGATTCCACCACAACATACCTTTGCTGGACTTTATCCAGTAAGGTCTTCAAACTTTCTGGACATCTTTCATCTGTTAGTTGTTTTGGAACTTTACTAGTTTGTTCAGCATCAGTGTTTCCTAGTCCTTTAGCATTGGTAAAGACAACAAAGCAGTGATCCCAAAGGTCTGATGTTTGATACATTTCAGTTAGGACATCAGATATGGCAGTAGTAAATCGCTCACTTGCCTTTATGGCAAATACAACAGCATTTATTCCACCAGTGCAGACATCTAATGCTTGACTGATTTGCTCTAAGTGGTTCTCCAAAGGACCCAGATCATCAGAAAAGCCAACAGTGTCTATTACAGTCAAATCAACTCCCTGGATTGTCCTAGTTTCTTTTGTTACCTCTGCAGTCACTGCAATCATACCTGGACCAGATTGAAACATCTCTGCATTGAGCATAAAGTTCCCCAGTGTGCTTTTGCCATTTCCTGTACTTccaattattaaaatattgagtTTCTCAGTTTCCATTGTTCTTTACTACATTCTGATAACTTGGCACTTCTCTGTGTGATTTTTATATGTCCAGTTCTTATTTTagggaattttttttaataGATGCATGACATAATACTATTAGCTAATAGTCTAATAATAGTACACATAACTTAAGGTCAGCTGATTATTCTTTATAACTGTGCCAGACCAGTATGTCAGGTTCTGGAACAAGTATGGTAATCTTAGATAACTTCTATGTGTTTAGACTAGGCATAATACTTGCATGCATTGCTGATAGCTGTACTATCACAACAATAATTCCAAGTGTCAACTATGCAGTAGACTGTATagctgcatgtgtgtgtatgcctTGAAAATTTACAGCAAAGGTATTGTGTTGCACATGATAACAAGAAGCATGAACTGATGCATGTGTAGCATAATTTATATACAATTGAATTTGAATCATTTAGCTACTACAGGAAACAGTGGGGGATAGCAGAAACAGACAAGTGGATGTAAAGTATGCAGTCTGCAAGAGATACAAAGATTATATTTGAAGGAATCTATCAGACAACATGGAATCACACTGGACATTTAATTTGTGATTATATTCGTAGTTCTTTATATACTTCAGTCTCATGGAGACAAAGCTCATTGGACATTTAAAACTTTGTCCATGCTTCTACATGTGTAACTAAATTAATTTGATCTGTAACACAATAATTTAACTCAGTGAGGACACAACAAAGGTCGTAAAGTTGAAGATcattctccaacttttcaaacaagCGTTGCTAAACttaaatatatatatgcatattaaggctacagcacaagtgctgaaggtctgtaagacatctggtcctacagccttaAAGTTTAAATGAGCTATATACATCATTGCGGTAGCCTTACTAATGAGATGAATAACTGATTCGGGACTTTAGCTACTGTCACTTGAAGAGATGGCCATCAAGTTTTACCATGCCATATATGTCCTTCCATCTCTCCACTGCTTTTATATCATTAAATTTCAACTTCCCTCTTTGTAATTTACTGTTTCCTATTGTTTACCATTTCCAATTGCTTACAGGTCAAGCCTTCAGGATATAGAACTTAATTAGTTTTGTTGCTTCAGGCaaagtgtgtgtgtctgtgtgtgtgtctgtggtGCACGTGTGTATAAATTAGCATTTCTGTGATTAAACAGAGAGTGATATCAGATCTTAAGCAGGACTTCCCTTGGCTGGTAACAACAGCCAGACTGAATACACAGTGACTCACAAGGCAGCTATGTCATGTTTTGTGGTTTTTCCAAGAATTATCACCACTGCC
This portion of the Dysidea avara chromosome 12, odDysAvar1.4, whole genome shotgun sequence genome encodes:
- the LOC136239817 gene encoding GTPase IMAP family member 7-like, yielding METEKLNILIIGSTGNGKSTLGNFMLNAEMFQSGPGMIAVTAEVTKETRTIQGVDLTVIDTVGFSDDLGPLENHLEQISQALDVCTGGINAVVFAIKASERFTTAISDVLTEMYQTSDLWDHCFVVFTNAKGLGNTDAEQTSKVPKQLTDERCPESLKTLLDKVQQRYVVVESKDDMGDNYHATKMSQIFQMVNNIKQHTPGPYTNRSFQLAFSKYKDAKEKERTKEIQQQEQQRLLEEQKKQLEQQQKQLEEERQRREEEQKRQEEELQRKLEGEIRRTAELQRQREEEERRRRRKRKRSSNKCVIS